One genomic segment of Longimicrobium sp. includes these proteins:
- a CDS encoding menaquinone biosynthesis protein: MDEERGLRLGHITYSNCFPVHAGILDGGLGAGLSVVEGVPSELNGMLDRGEIDVAPSSSIEFARHADAYGIMPQLVIGSRGPVRSILFLARRPPESLERARVAIPTASATSVVLLKVLLRTRWGVEPTFHWFDQARDDPFAGGADAALFIGDVALRGGLHPALPFRFDLGEVWWQQTGLPFAFAVWQVAGGSPNALRRLHRTLLASREYGARNRAELAARWGPHFGFEPAFLDRYWGDLSFDLDPSMIEGLRAFYALAAEIGEIPRIPELRWAV, encoded by the coding sequence ATGGACGAGGAGAGGGGGCTCAGGCTGGGGCACATCACGTACAGCAACTGCTTCCCGGTGCACGCGGGGATCCTGGATGGCGGGCTGGGGGCGGGGCTCTCGGTGGTGGAGGGGGTGCCCTCGGAGCTGAACGGAATGCTGGATCGCGGCGAGATCGACGTGGCGCCGTCGTCCAGCATCGAGTTCGCGCGGCACGCGGATGCGTACGGCATCATGCCACAGCTGGTGATCGGGTCGCGTGGGCCGGTGAGGAGCATCCTCTTCCTGGCGCGCCGCCCACCCGAGTCGCTCGAGCGGGCGCGGGTGGCGATCCCCACCGCGTCGGCCACATCGGTGGTGCTGCTCAAGGTGCTGCTGCGCACCCGGTGGGGCGTGGAGCCCACCTTCCACTGGTTCGACCAGGCGCGCGACGACCCCTTCGCCGGCGGCGCGGACGCGGCGCTCTTCATCGGCGACGTGGCGCTTCGCGGAGGACTGCACCCCGCCCTTCCCTTCCGCTTCGACCTTGGCGAAGTTTGGTGGCAGCAGACTGGGCTCCCCTTCGCCTTCGCCGTGTGGCAGGTGGCGGGGGGCAGCCCGAACGCGCTGCGCCGCCTGCACCGCACCCTGCTGGCCTCGCGCGAGTACGGCGCGCGCAACCGGGCGGAGCTGGCGGCGCGCTGGGGGCCGCACTTCGGATTCGAGCCCGCGTTCCTCGATCGCTACTGGGGCGATCTTTCGTTCGACCTGGATCCGTCCATGATCGAGGGGCTTCGGGCGTTCTATGCCCTTGCCGCCGAGATCGGCGAGATCCCGCGGATTCCGGAACTGCGCTGGGCCGTGTAG
- a CDS encoding DUF485 domain-containing protein: protein MSGPSTPPPPDVLTADAWARLESDPEFRALVAAKRRFILPATLFFVVYYFALPVLVGYFPRAMGRDVVGNVNIAYLFALSQFFMAWILMVMYVRRARAFDAQAERIASRAHAGGAR from the coding sequence ATGTCCGGTCCGTCCACACCGCCGCCGCCCGACGTGCTCACCGCCGATGCGTGGGCGCGGCTGGAGAGCGACCCCGAGTTCCGCGCGCTGGTGGCCGCCAAGCGGCGCTTCATCCTCCCGGCCACGCTCTTCTTCGTGGTCTACTATTTCGCCCTCCCGGTGCTCGTGGGATACTTCCCCCGGGCGATGGGGCGCGACGTGGTGGGGAACGTGAACATCGCCTACCTCTTTGCGCTGTCGCAGTTCTTCATGGCGTGGATCCTCATGGTGATGTACGTGCGCCGAGCCCGCGCCTTCGACGCGCAGGCCGAGCGGATCGCGTCGCGCGCCCACGCGGGAGGTGCCCGGTGA
- a CDS encoding cation acetate symporter — translation MTTSLLMFVAFVLLTLGITFWASRRTQTTAEFYSAGRSITGFQNGWAVAGDYMSAASFLGIAGLIAFYGYDGFMYSVGWLVAYLTVLLLVAEPLRNTGKFTMADVLAFRLKSPKVRTVAAISTLTVSLFYMIAQMVGAGSLVSLLIPQISFNLAIVMVGALMLVYVIFGGMLATTWVQIVKAVLLMMGTILLSLLVMYRFNFSFLQFFDAVAGVTGQVCAEGAVKDGVCPGGGAPITKDFTQPGLYYHGKWGPLSLISLGIALIFGTAGLPHILVRFYTVPSAIAARTSVVWAMILIGSFYIMTTFLGFGAATLVGKANIGLMKEGKIVPNQNLAAPLLAQEVGGEIFLSFVAAIAFATILAVVAGLTIASSSAFAHDIWFSVVKRGEGHDEKEQVRVARIAAALIGVLSIGMAIALRSLNVAFLVGLAFAVAASANVPAILLTLYWRRFNTTGMVTGMLVGLISSVVLIVLSPAVMGVDPPTAASRHLIQAAAIFPLDNPAVVSVPLGFLAAILGSLLSRDPVSEAAYSELNVRANTGLGAV, via the coding sequence GTGACCACTTCGCTCCTGATGTTCGTGGCCTTCGTGCTTCTGACGCTGGGGATCACCTTCTGGGCATCGCGCCGCACGCAGACCACGGCCGAGTTCTACAGCGCCGGGCGCAGCATCACCGGCTTCCAGAACGGATGGGCCGTGGCGGGCGACTACATGAGCGCCGCCTCGTTCCTGGGAATCGCGGGGCTGATCGCCTTCTACGGCTACGATGGCTTCATGTACTCGGTGGGTTGGCTGGTGGCGTACCTCACCGTGCTGCTGCTGGTGGCGGAGCCGCTCCGCAACACGGGCAAGTTCACCATGGCGGACGTGCTGGCCTTCCGCCTCAAGAGCCCCAAGGTGCGCACCGTCGCGGCGATCTCCACGCTCACCGTCTCGCTCTTCTACATGATCGCGCAGATGGTGGGCGCCGGCTCGCTGGTGAGCCTGCTGATCCCGCAGATCTCGTTCAACCTCGCCATCGTGATGGTGGGCGCGCTGATGCTTGTGTACGTGATCTTCGGTGGGATGCTGGCGACGACGTGGGTGCAGATCGTGAAGGCCGTGCTCCTGATGATGGGTACCATCCTGCTGTCGCTGCTGGTGATGTACCGCTTCAACTTCTCCTTCCTGCAGTTCTTCGACGCGGTCGCCGGGGTGACGGGACAGGTGTGCGCGGAAGGGGCGGTCAAGGACGGCGTCTGCCCCGGCGGCGGTGCGCCGATCACCAAGGACTTCACGCAGCCCGGCCTGTACTACCACGGCAAGTGGGGTCCGCTCTCGCTGATCTCGCTGGGCATCGCGCTGATCTTTGGAACGGCGGGGCTGCCGCACATCCTGGTGCGCTTCTACACGGTGCCCTCGGCCATCGCGGCGCGCACCTCGGTGGTGTGGGCGATGATCCTGATCGGCTCCTTCTACATCATGACCACCTTCCTCGGTTTCGGCGCGGCGACGCTGGTGGGGAAGGCGAACATCGGGCTGATGAAGGAAGGTAAGATCGTCCCCAACCAGAACCTCGCCGCGCCGCTGCTGGCGCAGGAGGTGGGGGGCGAGATCTTTTTGTCGTTCGTGGCGGCGATCGCCTTCGCCACGATCCTGGCCGTGGTGGCGGGGCTGACCATCGCGTCCTCGTCCGCATTCGCGCACGACATCTGGTTCAGCGTGGTGAAGCGCGGCGAGGGGCACGACGAAAAGGAGCAGGTGCGCGTGGCCCGCATCGCCGCCGCGCTGATCGGCGTCCTGTCGATCGGGATGGCGATCGCGCTGCGGTCGTTGAACGTGGCGTTCCTGGTGGGCCTGGCCTTCGCCGTGGCGGCCAGCGCCAACGTCCCCGCCATCCTGCTGACGCTGTACTGGCGGCGCTTCAACACCACGGGGATGGTGACGGGGATGCTGGTGGGGCTGATCTCGTCGGTGGTCCTGATCGTCCTGAGCCCCGCCGTCATGGGCGTGGACCCGCCGACCGCGGCGAGCCGCCACCTGATCCAGGCCGCCGCCATCTTTCCGCTGGACAACCCGGCAGTGGTCTCGGTGCCGCTGGGCTTCCTGGCCGCGATCCTGGGTTCGCTGCTGTCGCGCGATCCGGTATCGGAGGCAGCGTACAGCGAGCTGAACGTGCGGGCGAATACGGGGTTGGGGGCGGTGTAG
- a CDS encoding cytidylate kinase-like family protein yields the protein MTVVTIARQFGARGEAVANRLAEALGWRLLDRALVERIAAELEVAPEQVEANTERVERFVERLGLYLSESFPESLAGLPAALSPEATAKAARRIVAQAAAEEPAVIVGHGAQCILRGHADTFHVLLHAQFAARVARVREHFALDERVATERVRRSDADRRAYVREHFGQDWLDPALYHLSVDTARFGVEGTAELIWEATNRILTQSHRGDDKNN from the coding sequence ATGACGGTGGTCACGATTGCGAGGCAGTTCGGCGCCCGCGGCGAGGCGGTGGCCAACCGGCTGGCCGAGGCGCTGGGCTGGCGCCTGCTGGACCGCGCGCTGGTGGAGCGGATCGCCGCGGAGCTGGAGGTGGCGCCGGAGCAGGTGGAGGCCAACACCGAGCGGGTGGAGCGCTTCGTGGAGCGGCTGGGGCTCTACCTGTCGGAGAGCTTCCCCGAATCGCTCGCCGGCCTCCCCGCCGCGCTCTCGCCCGAGGCGACGGCGAAGGCGGCGCGGCGCATCGTCGCCCAGGCCGCGGCAGAGGAGCCGGCGGTCATCGTGGGGCACGGGGCGCAGTGCATCCTGCGTGGCCACGCGGACACCTTTCACGTGCTCCTCCACGCCCAGTTCGCGGCACGAGTGGCGCGGGTGAGGGAGCACTTCGCCCTCGACGAGCGCGTCGCCACCGAGCGCGTGCGCCGCTCGGACGCGGACCGGCGCGCGTACGTCCGCGAGCACTTCGGACAGGACTGGCTCGATCCCGCCCTGTACCACCTCAGCGTCGACACGGCGCGCTTCGGGGTAGAGGGGACGGCGGAGCTGATCTGGGAGGCCACCAACCGCATCCTCACACAGAGCCACAGAGGGGACGACAAGAACAACTGA